The genomic interval CTATTTTTGTCACTATCAAACATTTTCCTATGTCATTcataaattttgttaaatataatGTTTAATTCCTGAACATATTCCATACTATGCTGTGTCACAATTTTCCTCTCTATTCCCCATCTCTGAAAATTTTAAGGCTCTCTCCAGTTGGAGGAATTCTGTGTAACAATATTGGTCTGTATTTGATTATCGTCTTAAAATAAATTCTCAGAGGTGACATTATCATATCAAAGAATATGACTATCATCAAACTGCTTTCTAAAAGCCTGTGCCACTTTACAGTCCCACTGGCAGTGTTTAGAAGGGCCCATTTCACCATTCCCTCACAAACTTTTGAAACTTACTCGTTAAATCTCATACATAGATAAGTGTCAAATTTATagattagggaattccctggcagtgcagtggttaggactcagggcTCACACTGTCAGGGCCCAAGTttaacccctggtccgggaactaagatcccacaagccgtgcggcacagccaaaaaaaaaaaaaaaaagtatggattaaaaaaacttccttgttttatttcttatttcacttatttatagTAAAGGTAAATACTTTTCAACTATTAGCCACTTCTACTTTTAATCTGTCCATAGATAGCCTTTGCCCAATTATGTTTTGAGcatttatctttagtttttaatTACCCTGCAcaagaattttatatattaaggacAGTAATCCTTTACCAGACATTTGTTACAATAATtaataaataggtaaaatatttaataagcagaatagagaaaaaatcagttttcctttcaaaagagcaagaaagtcttccttcccttcctattaaagaaaatacattttactttccaaatatttgtatATCTTGCCAGGCAAATGAAATCCAGCAAGATTTATGCCTTCCATATAATGAAGATCACCATATTTAAACAGTGCATTTACTGTGAAAGTAACTTTCTCAATCAATGTCCACCATATAGATGCACTTTCACAATTCAATATACAGCTCAAAAAATCTTACAGCCCAATAGTAAATGTAAGTTTCCTATTTGAATGAAGTCTAAAATACACAAGTCAGGGCCCTGACCATACAAAAGGATAATATTCAAAGAAAGCTCACATTTCAGAATCATCCGACTGTTTTTGGATCCTCAGCAATTTTTTTGTAGTAATTGGATTTAACAGTATTATAATTCTAATGAATGAGTTAAATCAAGGATCTCTAATTTTTGGAATCCCAATATTAATCAACTACAAATAAGTATTAGCCCACATCTATCACCAATGACTGAGATGTTTCTTTCTAATGAATTGACCATTACATTTCCAAAGTTCTGAAATGGCCAACAGACCATAGAAAGACACTTCTTTAGGCTCCTGCTTGAAACCAACAGCTTCAGCAAACTGCTGGCCTTGATTCAGggccaaaggaaaacaaagacctTCAATTAACTAAACTATCACAGATCCCCACTAGCCTTCAGTCTAGCTAGCAAACTGAACAGAGCAAAAAGATACGGGTAAGGCAGTGTCTGGTCATTGGAAGAGACTGATTGGAACAACGAACATCATCCACAAAGGCCAAGCACCTCTGACTGGAACGAGTGGTATGGGcctaaaatggagaaaacaggTCAGTCAAAACAAATTATCTATGAAAACCTTACTTATATAAGAAAAGTGTATCCTTAAAGCCTAGAAACTTGAACATTTAACAAATTTATTCACCAATActatgcaaaaggaaaaaaaaaatttaaacctcaTGTCCAAATAATGAGTCAACCATAATTCGAAATACAATTCCTCCATATTACAAAAGTGTGTGATACACAGCCTAATGGTTTTCAAACTATTTTGTCTCTTAGCAGAACCCTTTTTAAATCGTAATCTTACATCGAGcctcaaaaaacagaaaagataaaaatgtaattactctttctttttttaaatttgtctattaattttatttttggctgtgtttggtctttgttgctggctttctctagttgcatcgagtgtgggctactctttgttgcagtgcacgggcttctcattgcggtggctcctcttgttgcagagtatgggctctaggctcgcagtattcagtagttgtggctcatgggctcagtagtagtggctcacgggctctagagtgcaggctcagtagttgaggcacacgggcttagttgctccacagcatgtggtatcttcccagaccagggctcgaacctgtgtcccctgcatcggcaggtggattctcatgcactgtgccaccagggaagcccaaaactggACTTACTCTTACTGACACAGAGACCAGGGGCTTGAGGAACAAATTTAAGAATGATCACTTAACTCTGCTTGTCAACCTTACTTCCTGACATTCACTGCTCCTATTATTCTACCTATCTTTCTGCCTTCTAAAACAAGAGTCCCAATCTATTAGGCATTCTGTGCCTGTTTCTGAAGAATTTCTGAACCAAATAACTTAGAAATCTATGGCAacccttcaatatgcagatgaaAATAGAGTTCAGTTATCAGTACAGGCACAGAATTGATCAGAAGGGAACTAAAACCCATGTCTCTGCACTTCCAGATAAGTGCTCTTTTCAATATACCCCACGTCCAGTAAGTTAGATTTCAGAACCAAGACTGTACAACAGTGTTTTGACAATTACCCTAACtctgtaaataaaacaaaagtaacaCCTTAGAGGTATATACAAAAATTACCTGTTGGGCGGCACCATCTGTGGCCAGCATTCTGCGCTCCTTCAGCTGCCTATGTAGTAAGGCTTCCACTCCATAGCGCTGACGATACCGCCGAAGACATTTTAGACGCTTTAAGTTCTCTCGTTCTTTGGCAAGAAGTCCCTCTGGGCCAGTCAGGAGACTACTACCTAGAACATCACAACAGTCAAGATGTTATCTGCCAAGCAACCAATCAATGATGCGTCCCCAAACTaacaagaagaaaacaggaaaatctgCCCATACAACAGTTTCAAAAGCAAATCCTTCTCCAGTCCAGGTAACAAGACAAAAGTCTAACTACtaccaaattcacatgttgaaccCACAACAGCTTATTGGAACTGGCATAAAACTTGCCTAGAGCTTCATGTTCCACTTTGCGATTGTGTAAGTAACGTCGCTTCTTCTCTTTGAGTAGATGCTGAAGTCGTTTAAACTGGTCAATGTACAAGGACTGCAAACGAATAAGCTTCTCACGCATAATCAGGGCCACTTCTTCCGCTGTGTAGACACCAGCATGCCTAAAATAAACGAGACAATTCAAAAAGGATAAGAAAGCACAACAATAAAACCCAAGCTTAGAAGGAGAAAGGAGTAAAAGGTGAGACTTAGATTTGCAACAGTCAGTCAGTGCTGAGACAATCACCTTATTAAACAGGAATGTTTTCACACAGCATTTTACCATTTAAGTTGttactcaaaaacaaaacaaaaaagaaaattcccaagAATGGATACTAATGTATGATATCATAATATGGGAAAGGggaaatgtttcattattttcccCAGTTATTTGCATTATGTTTAAAtagagtaaaatataaaatactcaaaatttttattaatctaCATTCTTGTtccatttaataatttaatacagAAAAATCACTTACAGTCAGGACAGCTTAAAAGTGTTTAATTTAGTAGCATGTATCTCAATACATTTTCATTAAAGCACAAAAGATAACAAACAATTATgacttctaatttaaaaatatactcgtAGGGAAATacactggcggtccagtggttaggactccgtgctctcactgctgagggggggcccgggttcaacccctggtccgggaactaagatcccacaagccgcacggccaaaaataaataaattaattaaaattaaaattaaatagaaataaaaaataaataaaaatacagttgtaTTTTGGAGTttacacaggccctcaaaacactGGTCACCATGGCTAGTCAATGTCCTCAgctcattttgacaatattctcAAAATATAGTACCCTGGAGTAACCCTTAATTGCCAAAGATCTAGATCCACATCAACTTTATTAAGCTTTGCCACCAACTATGAATtaacagaacttaaaaaaaaacttattctaGTGATTAATGAGGTCACATAAGCAAATCAGTTAAATGTCAGTTTAATTAAAGACTGGTTCCTGCCTCTGATTTAACTCAAAGTTTAAGAGATTAAgtgtaaatttaaaagatttttggtTCCATTTGTCTTATGTGATCattatataaacaaaaagaacaagcTAGATATATACCCTGACTTGCTATTTTCATATTTTGACtaagtaaaaattatttgttatttaaaaggCAATACACACAAATTACATACTAATTTTAAATCCAAAAATATGTGCTCTTTAAAATTTAACTCTTAAATCACTGAAATACACagaataaaattattaacttTAGGACTGAAAGCAAGTAATCTCTGCCAAAAACTTTTCCTAAATATAAATAGGAGACAAAACTACTACCTGCGTATAAGAGAAATACAACTACAAAGtactctgaaataaaaataagtgaaaagaaattaagaaccaaaacatgaaaaaaaaccccagcaaattACAGAAATAACAAAATCTAAGACTATCAGAAAATgtgaaaaggtttaaaaaatatctacTGTCTAAAAAAGGTGACTAGGTTATTCACATTCAGGAAAATGGGGCATGTTTGCATTAATATGTCTGTACCCCCTAAAGTACTGAGGCCTTAACCTAATACCAAGtttgttaaaatgaaattaatttcattGTACCCTGTCAGAAGAGAATTTAACCAATGATCTGGGGACTATAATTTATAAATGGGAGGCCAGTACAATTAGAATTTACTACAAATCatttggggcgggggtgggagaggATGAGCATCCTAACTAATATGAATGCCTAGTTCATGTGACAAATGGATCATTTATTTAAAGATGGATGTCCCAGACATTCACAGCTAGTTATTAAAATCATGTACTAATTCTTCTTGCTCtgatatacacaaatataaatcTAGGATTTATTATTAGAATTCAACTTCAAAAAAGAGAGTCACCTTATATTCTATTATTAGTGTCTCTTCTTAAAGTGCATTCTCTcaaatttcttcattttgataACAACGATGAAGACTAAATAACCTGAAGTTACCTTTACCAAAACAAGTTCTGGATGTATGTAGAGGTCATATGataaaacttactttttaaataggGAAAGATTTAACAATTACTCTTAAGCTAAAACTTCACCAGTGTTGGATGTTGCTGGAAACAAGCTTTTAAAGATTACTTTTTACAAAGCAATTAAGTAAATGATTATTTTGAGGGAAATCACATATATGTACCTACAGTGAGGAAAAAATATGCCAATAATAATTCTAGTTAGGATAAAATCTCTAATGACATCATCATAAACAATTCAAAAAGAACCCTTTCTGAAACAAGCAAGTGAAGATATATGCTATAAACTGTTAATGATTCAAAAATGATGACAAAAACATTggcaccaggacttccctggtggcacagtggttaagaatccacctgccaatgcaggggactcgagttcgatccctggtctgggaagatcccacatgccgcggggcaactaagcccatgcgatacaattactgagcctgcgctctagagcccgccagccacaactactgaaacccgtgtgcctagagcccgggctccgcaacaagagaagccaccgcaacaagagaagccaccgcaacgagaagcccgcacaccacaactaaagtagcccccacttgacgcaactagagaaagcccgcatgcagtaacaaagacccaatgcagccaaaaataaataaataaataaaaattagcacCAAAGATGAAAATTCTTAATTAAAAGAATTTCATTAAATACTTATATTAAATATAAGATAATATGTAACCAcattaatgaattaaatattgTAAGCAGACAATTAACAACTCTATTTACATCTCTAAAAATGCATATACGTATAGTACTATTTACTCCCGCTGGTGGGGATCTCCAGGTATGGAGGAccaactatgggacttgagcatccttgcatTTTGGTACCCGAGTcagatcctggaaccaatccccctcaAATTatgagggacaactgtattttAGTtggtcaaaaatttttttaaatagtatcaCTGGGAAAATTAAGGAAAGCCTTATATTTAGTTACCTAACAGTTGAGCACATCTGGGGctttattttcccctttgaattttccttttaaaggaaACTAACATCAAGTACCTAGTTCTTTTAACATTTATACTTCTCATAAAATTAACCGGTGTTTTGGTTTATATAGCAATCTCTTGTTAAGTCAGATAAGAGTGAATGTGTCCCCTAGAGACTGATCCACTCTAGATTACTACTGACAAAATCGAGTTTCTGGACCTTCAAAACTGAGCGTTTACCACACCAAAAGGCAGTCACTCTGTGACCCTACAGTGTGTACACCTCCTCAAAGAAGCAAGTTTGGCATTTCTAGAAGCACAAtggaggagaggggaaagaaaacacatatatattgctTGGTATAAAGTTTCTACTGTAAAAGAATCCTGCTAGAAACAAACATTCCTTCTCAAACTACTTAGATGGACTCTCCAAACAAGTACTTCCTGAATAGCTTACTACATCAAGATTACTTAAATAGATGAAATTATTCTACTCAGAAAGTGTAATCGTAAATGACTTCTTAGAAACTTCAGAATCCAAGGAATGAAGAAAATgctattctaagaatttgtcaaacACAGTCAAGTCTAGAAATTCATTACCCATCCCACTATTCAGAGTTCTTCCACCTGAACTGTCAGTGAGAAGTGTCATGAGacagaaatcagaaagaaaacaaaaactaaacccAAACCATGAGACACAGAAACATGAAACTTCTGAGTGGCAATATGTCTACAACTCCAAAGCGAACATGGGTTAAGTAAAGAGCAGAACCTTAGTAAGATATAATTAGGTTGATTACTCACTTCTGGGTTTCTAAATCAGTTTCTCTTTCTTAGGCATGAAACCAAAGGAAGCTCCTGAAcaccttttaatttttcttaaacaaataaattaattagacaGAACTTTGCAAAAAAAAGTAGTTATTCAAATATAATCACTTTATTATTCCTGAGGTTTAAGCCAAGAACTAATTCACatcaattttctcttctctaactGATCTCCACCCACCTCCCACTCCTATGTCCAAGAAATCTATTTTCTCCCCTACACTTTCTCATGTGTAGAATCTGATGTCCCAAAATTTTCCCAAATTACAAGActtctaaaaaaaagaatcaaatcctACCCTGAAGCAAGATGGTGATGAACAATGACACTTTAATACGCAGAAGCTATTTATTACTGCTCACAAATAGCTATCTTCAACCCTCCTAGGTTATTAATCTACGAAACAGCATGCAGTACTACATTCCACATACTAactactaaaatatttaaaagcccTATGTGGAGTTACAACTTACTTTAGGGGATCTTCTTGATCACTGTCTATGCTATCAGCTTCACTGTCAGGGTCACCTCTCCATGTCTGATCCACAGTAATGGGTtcctgctccccatcactccagCTGTCTTCATCTGAGGCAAGGAAGGGAGAGCAGCCATTAAGACTTCCCACCTCTGTAACTCCACCACACAAAACTAGATTACTTGACACATCAACCcaaatcttaaaattaaaaaagcttAGTACACAGGCACTGACAAACAAAAATGGCTTAAGAAAATACATCCCAAGTGTGAGTACTTATAACACAAAAGAGTTAACCATGCCCTCAAAGGGACAGAAAGGCCAACTCAAAATTATTCTGTTTCCTGAAATTACCTTACCTAGCAAAGATGGTACGTATAAAAACAGCATTGAAGGAAAGAGTCAAACTCAGGATAGTAAACCTAAGCACACACTACTTAAAACCAAAAAGAATGGTGAACAACATGGCAATCCTGAATTCTCACCAAATTGCCTATGAATTAACAATAATATTGTACTATCAAGTGCCACATATGttcaaggcactgtgctaaaccaAATTAAGTTCTTTGTtaacttttttcctcctttttcactCTGGGAGAGAAGATCCTTACCCAGAATTCGGCTGGCTTCACTGCGGCTACTTTCTGGAGTCTGAGAACCCAGCTCTGTCTTGGCATATGAGCTCAGCTGGCATAAGAGTGTTTCACCCACAGGCCCTGTATTGGTCTTCTTCATTTGAGCATGAAGTGCAAGGGCATTCCTACGGGCATGTTCAGCACAGAAGGAcaccctaaggagacaaaat from Balaenoptera ricei isolate mBalRic1 chromosome 10, mBalRic1.hap2, whole genome shotgun sequence carries:
- the KANSL2 gene encoding KAT8 regulatory NSL complex subunit 2 isoform X2, which produces MNRIRIHVLPTSRGRITPVPRSQEPLSCSFTHRPCSQPRLEGQEFCIKHILEDKNAPFKQCSYISTKNGKRCPSAAPKPEKKDGVSFCAEHARRNALALHAQMKKTNTGPVGETLLCQLSSYAKTELGSQTPESSRSEASRILDEDSWSDGEQEPITVDQTWRGDPDSEADSIDSDQEDPLKHAGVYTAEEVALIMREKLIRLQSLYIDQFKRLQHLLKEKKRRYLHNRKVEHEALGSSLLTGPEGLLAKERENLKRLKCLRRYRQRYGVEALLHRQLKERRMLATDGAAQQAHTTRSSQRCLAFVDDVRCSNQSLPMTRHCLTHICQDTNQVLFKCCQGSEEVPCNKPVPVSLSEDPCCPLHFQLPPQMYKPEQDLDVVGDGMQCPPSPLLFDPSLTLEDHPVKEIAEGPVDILGQMQMAGDGCRSQGSRNSEKASAPLPQSGVATANGKPEPTSVS